The following proteins come from a genomic window of Malus domestica chromosome 02, GDT2T_hap1:
- the LOC103426817 gene encoding uncharacterized protein gives MGFGGMSGGEGKVLGLRVKQHKRSKSFPEKKRVEEDDLDSSGEASDRVKLDMRRFKGRGTKTKKKQPPTVEVHNSLKQEILQLEKRLQDQFEVRRALENALGYRSSIHHNTNESVMPKPATELIKEIAVLELEVTHLEQYLLSLYRKAFDGQFSTVSPSKKDERLKPTPTTPGSMFLEVSKPDMPLVRENLAVGAISSLVHENSQKDINEIGGEEKLLDSSIHRCHSELSQRSAFLSRTSPEESLAKALRSCHSQPLSMLEYAQNTSSNLISLAEHLGTRISDHIPETPNRLSEDMIKCMSTIYCKLMEPPLSHNGLSSPNSSLSSFSPRDQSDMWSPRCRNNSSFDVRLDNPFHVEGLKEFSGPYSTMVEVPWIYRDSKKLGDVEHLLQHFRSLICRLEDVDPRKLKNDEKLAFWINVHNTLVMHAYLAYGVPKNNVKRVFLLLKAAYNIGGHTISADTMQSSILGCRMSRPGQWLRLLLTPRAKFKTGDERQAYAIDHPEPLLHFALCSGSHSDPAVRLYTPKRVYQDLEAAKEEYIRAAFGVRKDHKILLPKIVEAFAKSSGLCPVGVLEMIQQTLPESLRKTVKKVHLGNPRKSIEYIPHNFTFRYLISKELVK, from the exons ATGGGGTTCGGAGGGATGAGCGGCGGTGAAGGTAAAGTGCTGGGATTAAGAGTGAAACAACACAAGCGTTCAAAAAG CTTTCCTGAGAAGAAGAGGGTGGAGGAAGATGATTTGGATAGTTCCGGTGAAGCATCAGACCGTGTGAAGCTG GATATGAGACGGTTCAAGGGCCGTGGTACAAAAACCAAGAAGAAACAACCTCCTACCGTGGAAGTGCACAACTCTTTAAAGCAAGAG ATTCTACAGCTTGAGAAAAGATTACAAGATCAGTTCGAGGTCCGTCGTGCTTTAGAAAACGCATTGGGTTATAGGTCTTCCATCCATCATAACACAAACGAAAGTGTGATGCCTAAG CCAGCTACAGAATTGATTAAGGAGATTGCTGTATTAGAATTAGAAGTCACACATTTGGAACAATATCTTCTCTCGTTGTATAGGAAGGCATTTGATGGACAATTTTCCACTGTTTCCCCATCTAAGAAGGATGAACGACTAAAACCAACTCCAACAACTCCAGGAAGCATGTTCCTGGAAGTTTCCAAACCTGATATGCCATTGGTGAGGGAAAACTTGGCAGTTGGAGCAATATCTTCTCTTGTCCACGAAAATTCACAAAAGGACATCAATGAAATTGGAGGAGAAGAGAAACTGTTAGATTCCAGCATTCACCGTTGCCACTCTGAACTTTCGCAACGCTCTGCATTCTTAAGTAGAACCTCTCCAGAAGAGTCTTTGGCGAAAGCTTTGCGTTCCTGTCATTCTCAACCATTGTCCATGTTGGAG TATGCTCAGAATACTTCGTCAAATTTAATTAGTCTGGCAGAGCATCTTGGTACACGCATTTCTGATCATATACCAGAGACACCGAACAGGCTTTCAGAGGACATGATCAAGTGCATGTCCACCATATATTGCAAGCTAATGGAACCACCCTTGTCACATAATGGCCTTTCATCTCCCAACTCATCTTTGTCATCATTTTCTCCGCGAGATCAGAGTGACATGTGGAGTCCACGATGTAGGAATAATTCATCTTTTGATGTACGATTGGATAATCCTTTTCATGTTGAAGGACTTAAGGAGTTTAGTGGGCCATACAGCACCATGGTTGAAGTGCCATGGATTTATAGAGATAGTAAAAAACTAGGCGATGTCGAGCACTTGCTACAACATTTCAG GTCACTTATCTGTCGTTTAGAGGATGTAGATCCAAgaaagttgaaaaatgatgaGAAGTTAGCGTTCTGGATTAATGTACACAATACATTGGTTATGCAT GCGTATTTGGCTTATGGGGTTCCTAAAAACAATGTAAAGAGagtatttttgcttttgaag GCTGCTTATAACATTGGGGGCCACACAATCAGTGCAGACACAATGCAGAGCTCTATCCTTGGATGCAGAATGTCTCGCCCAGGACAG TGGCTTCGTTTGTTACTTACTCCAAGGGCGAAATTCAAGACTGGAGATGAACGGCAAGCATATGCAATTGACCATCCGGAACCCCTTCTACACTTCGCACTGTGTTCAGGAAGCCATTCTGATCCTGCG GTTCGTTTATACACACCCAAGAGGGTATATCAAGATCTGGAAGCTGCAAAGGAGGAGTACATTCGAGCTGCCTTTGGAGTGCGCAAGGACCACAAAATTCTTCTACCAAAGATTGTTGAGGCATTTGCAAAGAGTTCAGGTTTGTGTCCggttggtgttttggagatgaTCCAACAGACATTGCCTGAATCTTTGAGGAAGACTGTCAAGAAAGTCCATCTTGGGAATCCTCGGAAGAGCATTGAGTATATTCCTCACAATTTCACTTTTCGGTATCTGATTTCTAAAGAACTGGTGAAGTGA